A single Triticum dicoccoides isolate Atlit2015 ecotype Zavitan chromosome 2A, WEW_v2.0, whole genome shotgun sequence DNA region contains:
- the LOC119354890 gene encoding uncharacterized protein LOC119354890 isoform X2, translating to MRTRSMASKPEPVPSTHGTAARAPARASVSASTHGTAARAPAPASVSASTHGTVARAPAPASVSASTHGTAVRAPAPASVRAPTYCATVQRCVALLDWWLVRGQGGKIRVAGYIDNVEKNRAGRVFSSGSITVRHADGTLETADNKIVLTRGPLNIEQMHCNGFSREVSEQFRLGFPIQWEKYANSNMKQVNEHTLSPAKSTEYCVEKFLRSSFANSMEHTLTEFDFRTSKESTGNTDGPGLPNYVKPRIQEPSGNSGGYDISVSNMAASEGLCNDRMGMPDESFEDPGPGETCNGQASRADNSHEDIETDASGQRIVTHSMDSTLVNNDIYKIEEEHGSSKLGNSSVCPGTEHVLEALNQGASPENGSVQCSRRLRSGKVCGMSNGASLKRRYSKRKTMQHETLCMKVIPTEETTPPAGPTCHKKGGSVAQITALDKLQSHDSGSGRPRKKARR from the exons ATGAGGACACGGAGCATGGCGTCCAAACCCGAACCAGTCCCCTCCACCCACGGGACGGCGGCTCGTGCCCCAGCGCGGGCCTCCGTGAGTGCCTCCACCCACGGGACGGCGGCTCGTGCCCCAGCGCCGGCCTCCGTGAGTGCCTCCACCCACGGGACGGTGGCTCGTGCCCCAGCGCCGGCCTCCGTGAGTGCCTCCACCCACGGGACGGCGGTTCGTGCCCCAGCGCCGGCCTCCGTGCGTGCTCCCACCTACTGTGCCACCGTGCAGAGATGC GTTGCGCTCCTTGACTGGTGGCTGGTGAGGGGTCAAGGCGGCAAGATCCGTGTTGCCGGGTACATCGACAACGTCGAGAA GAATCGAGCAGGTCGAGTATTCAGTTCTGGTTCCATTACGGTGCGGCATGCTGATGGTACTCTTGAGACTGCAGATAACAAAATTGTATTAACTAGGGGTCCATTAAATATCGAACAGATGCATTGCAATGGATTTTCTCGTGAG GTTTCAGAACAGTTCAGGCTTGGTTTTCCTATTCAATGGGAGAAATATGCTAATTCTAACATGAAACAGGTGAATGAACACACACTATCTCCAGCAAAATCAACTGAATATTGTGTAGAGAAGTTCTTGCGCAGCAGCTTTGCCAATTCAATGGAACATACTTTGACAGAGTTTGATTTCAGAACATCCAAAGAGTCTACTGGTAATACAGATGGACCTGGGCTTCCAAACTATGTAAAACCAAGAATTCAGGAACCTTCTGGCAATAGTGGTGGTTATGATATCTCAGTGAGCAACATGGCTGCATCTGAGGGATTATGTAATGATAGGATGGGTATGCCTGATGAATCTTTTGAAGATCCTGGACCTGGAGAAACATGTAATGGTCAAGCATCTAGAGCAGATAATTCACATGAAGATATAGAGACAGATGCAAGTGGGCAGAGGATTGTTACTCACTCCATGGACTCTACTTTAGTTAATAATGATATATATAAAATAGAAGAAGAACATGGATCTTCCAAGTTGGGCAACAGCTCAGTGTGTCCCGGAACAGAACATGTGTTAGAAGCACTAAACCAAGGGGCGAGTCCAGAGAATGGAAGTGTTCAGTGTTCAAGAAGACTACGGAGCGGCAAAGTGTGCGGAATGTCTAATGGTGCGTCATTGAAGAGGCGGTACTCCAAGAGGAAGACAATGCAGCACGAAACATTGTGTATGAAGGTGATACCAACTGAAGAGACAACACCCCCTGCCGgtccgacttgtcacaaaaag GGTGGCTCAGTTGCTCAAATCACTGCTTTGGATAAGCTTCAATCACATGATTCGG GAAGCGGAAGACCTAGAAAGAAGGCGAGGAGGTAA
- the LOC119354890 gene encoding uncharacterized protein LOC119354890 isoform X1, translating to MRTRSMASKPEPVPSTHGTAARAPARASVSASTHGTAARAPAPASVSASTHGTVARAPAPASVSASTHGTAVRAPAPASVRAPTYCATVQRCVALLDWWLVRGQGGKIRVAGYIDNVEKNRAGRVFSSGSITVRHADGTLETADNKIVLTRGPLNIEQMHCNGFSREVSEQFRLGFPIQWEKYANSNMKQVNEHTLSPAKSTEYCVEKFLRSSFANSMEHTLTEFDFRTSKESTGNTDGPGLPNYVKPRIQEPSGNSGGYDISVSNMAASEGLCNDRMGMPDESFEDPGPGETCNGQASRADNSHEDIETDASGQRIVTHSMDSTLVNNDIYKIEEEHGSSKLGNSSVCPGTEHVLEALNQGASPENGSVQCSRRLRSGKVCGMSNGASLKRRYSKRKTMQHETLCMKVIPTEETTPPAGPTCHKKGGSVAQITALDKLQSHDSGRKGSGRPRKKARR from the exons ATGAGGACACGGAGCATGGCGTCCAAACCCGAACCAGTCCCCTCCACCCACGGGACGGCGGCTCGTGCCCCAGCGCGGGCCTCCGTGAGTGCCTCCACCCACGGGACGGCGGCTCGTGCCCCAGCGCCGGCCTCCGTGAGTGCCTCCACCCACGGGACGGTGGCTCGTGCCCCAGCGCCGGCCTCCGTGAGTGCCTCCACCCACGGGACGGCGGTTCGTGCCCCAGCGCCGGCCTCCGTGCGTGCTCCCACCTACTGTGCCACCGTGCAGAGATGC GTTGCGCTCCTTGACTGGTGGCTGGTGAGGGGTCAAGGCGGCAAGATCCGTGTTGCCGGGTACATCGACAACGTCGAGAA GAATCGAGCAGGTCGAGTATTCAGTTCTGGTTCCATTACGGTGCGGCATGCTGATGGTACTCTTGAGACTGCAGATAACAAAATTGTATTAACTAGGGGTCCATTAAATATCGAACAGATGCATTGCAATGGATTTTCTCGTGAG GTTTCAGAACAGTTCAGGCTTGGTTTTCCTATTCAATGGGAGAAATATGCTAATTCTAACATGAAACAGGTGAATGAACACACACTATCTCCAGCAAAATCAACTGAATATTGTGTAGAGAAGTTCTTGCGCAGCAGCTTTGCCAATTCAATGGAACATACTTTGACAGAGTTTGATTTCAGAACATCCAAAGAGTCTACTGGTAATACAGATGGACCTGGGCTTCCAAACTATGTAAAACCAAGAATTCAGGAACCTTCTGGCAATAGTGGTGGTTATGATATCTCAGTGAGCAACATGGCTGCATCTGAGGGATTATGTAATGATAGGATGGGTATGCCTGATGAATCTTTTGAAGATCCTGGACCTGGAGAAACATGTAATGGTCAAGCATCTAGAGCAGATAATTCACATGAAGATATAGAGACAGATGCAAGTGGGCAGAGGATTGTTACTCACTCCATGGACTCTACTTTAGTTAATAATGATATATATAAAATAGAAGAAGAACATGGATCTTCCAAGTTGGGCAACAGCTCAGTGTGTCCCGGAACAGAACATGTGTTAGAAGCACTAAACCAAGGGGCGAGTCCAGAGAATGGAAGTGTTCAGTGTTCAAGAAGACTACGGAGCGGCAAAGTGTGCGGAATGTCTAATGGTGCGTCATTGAAGAGGCGGTACTCCAAGAGGAAGACAATGCAGCACGAAACATTGTGTATGAAGGTGATACCAACTGAAGAGACAACACCCCCTGCCGgtccgacttgtcacaaaaag GGTGGCTCAGTTGCTCAAATCACTGCTTTGGATAAGCTTCAATCACATGATTCGGGTCGTAaag GAAGCGGAAGACCTAGAAAGAAGGCGAGGAGGTAA